A part of Uloborus diversus isolate 005 chromosome 6, Udiv.v.3.1, whole genome shotgun sequence genomic DNA contains:
- the LOC129224218 gene encoding glycogen phosphorylase-like produces the protein MRERRLTIKDLPNIANVEEVTEALNRHLHCSLVKDRNIASTYDYYVALSHTVKDRLVGPWIRTQQAYYEKDPKRICYLSMEFYMGRFLTNLIINSRMKTAVEEALYSLGLDLEELADVEEDAGLGNGGLGRLAACFLDSMTTLGIPAIGYGLRYEFGTFTQKIIDCEQEEYLDDWLAIGNPWGIARPESMVSVQFYGKVQHDEDGYRWINTFDVPALPFDYPIPGFENNIVNTLRLWSAKPYKSFLLRYFNEDYTAEMLCKRNFENITRVLYPEDNYYRGKQLRIKQEYFLVSATLQDIIRRYKCPYFIETKVARTSFEDFPKKIVVQLNDTHLTLAIPELMRIFIDVEKVPWNDAWAIVKKTFAFTNHTVLPEALERWPVRMLTELLPRHMQIIFEINRRFLELVAEMFPGDDSKKRKLSVIEEGNERYVNMAYLAIVGCFAVNGAACFLDSMATLGIAAHGYGLRYEFGIFTQKIENKEQVEYPDDWLALGNPWECTKQESMVTVNFYGRIVPDEDGFRWVDAVEVLALPYDYPIPGFENNVVNTLRLWAAKSPESFSLRFFNDGDYINAVLDRNNAENITRVLYPNDNFFRGKELRLKQEFFLVSATLQDIIHRYKMPEYGEVRDGQKSFKDFPNKVAIQLNDTHPSLAIPELMRILMDDEKLSWEDAWKISEQTFAYTNHTVLPEALERWPVCMMGNLLPRHLQIIFEINRRFLEEVARKFPNDDDRLRRMSLIEEGGEKRVNMAHLSIVGSHAVNGVAAIHSEIIKRDLFKDFFDMMPDKFQNKTNGVTPRRWLLMCNPLLADAITEKIGRNWITHLDNLAELKPLANDIDFLRLLMQIKRNNKRKLADYIKDNFGINVSVDSMFDIQVKRIHEYKRQLLNCLHIITLYNRIKKNPHENIVPRTIMIGGKSAPGYARAKDIIRLICGIADVVNKDSEIRDKLKVVFLENYRVTFAELVIPAADLSEQISTAGTEASGTGNMKFMMNGALTIGTLDGANIEMMEEAGEENMFIFGMTVEEVEGLKRKGYNAWDYYNRIGSLREAIDQIKNGYFSPGDPHRFGEVVNVLMNYDQYLVFADYEAYMHCQERVSQVYSKPEEWAKMSLMNIASSGKFSSDRTIEQYAAEIWGVKTTHEKLPDPQFPNSIQHF, from the exons ATGCGCGAACGTCGTCTAACCATTAAAGATCTCCCTAATATAGCTAATGTGGAAGAAGTGACAGAGGCTTTAAACAGGCACTTGCATTGCAGTTTAGTGAAAGACAGAAATATAGCAAGTACTTACGATTACTACGTGGCTTTATCACATACGGTGAAAGATCGCTTAGTTGGACCTTGGATTCGCACTCAGCAAGCTTATTATGAGAAAGACCCCAAAAGAATATGCTACTTATCCATGGAATTCTATATGGGAAGATTCCTGACAAACTTAATTATAAACAGTAGGATGAAAACAGCGGTCGAAGAAGCACTGTATAGCTTAGGTCTTGATTTGGAAGAATTAGCAGATGTCGAAGAAGATGCCGGCTTAGGAAACGGAGGCCTCGGAAGATTAGCAGCTTGTTTTCTGGATTCCATGACTACGCTAGGAATACCCGCTATTGGATACGGACTACGGTATGAATTTGGAACTTTCACTCAAAAGATCATAGATTGTGAACAAGAAGAATACCTTGACGACTGGTTGGCAATTGGGAATCCTTGGGGAATAGCTAGACCTGAGTCTATGGTATCTGTCCAGTTTTATGGTAAAGTCCAACACGATGAAGATGGCTACCGATGGATAAATACTTTTGACGTTCCTGCTTTGCCCTTTGATTACCCGATTCCAGGATTTGAAAATAACATCGTGAACACACTGCGTCTGTGGTCGGCGAAACCCTACAAAAGTTTTCTGCTGCGATACTTCAACGAAGATTACACCGCTGAAATGCTGTGTAAAAGGAATTTCGAGAACATCACACGAGTTCTGTATCCGGAGGACAATTACTACAGGGGCAAGCAGCTGCGCATaaagcaagaatattttttagtttccgCAACGCTTCAGGACATCATCAGGCGGTATAAATGCCCCTATTTTATAGAGACGAAAGTGGCGCGAACGTCTTTCGAAGATTTCCCGAAGAAGATTGTCGTCCAACTCAATGATACGCACTTGACCTTAGCCATTCCAGAGTTGATGAGGATATTTATAGACGTCGAAAAAGTTCCTTGGAATGACGCATGGGCCATCGTCAAAAAAACGTTCGCTTTTACGAATCATACAGTTCTGCCGGAGGCTCTAGAAAGATGGCCTGTGCGAATGCTGACTGAGCTATTGCCTCGACACATGCaaattattttcgaaataaaTAGAAGATTTCTGGAATTGGTCGCTGAAATGTTTCCTGGAGACGACAGCAAGAAACGCAAATTGTCCGTGATCGAAGAAGGAAATGAGAGATACGTCAACATGGCTTATTTAGCAATTGTAGGATGTTTTGCTGTCAATGG GGCTGCATGCTTTTTAGATTCCATGGCCACCTTAGGCATAGCTGCTCACGGGTACGGCCTACGTTACGAATTTGGaatattcactcaaaaaatcGAAAACAAGGAACAGGTCGAATATCCTGACGATTGGCTCGCCCTTGGAAATCCCTGGGAGTGCACCAAACAGGAATCCATGGTAACTGTCAATTTCTACGGACGTATCGTGCCGGATGAAGATGGATTTCGCTGGGTCGATGCTGTTGAAGTTCTTGCACTGCCTTACGACTATCCTATTCCAGGCTTCGAAAATAATGTTGTAAATACGCTGCGCCTGTGGGCTGCAAAGTCACCTGAAAGTTTTTCGTTGCGTTTTTTCAACGATGGCGATTACATTAATGCTGTTTTGGACAGAAACAACGCAGAAAATATCACCAGGGTTTTATATCCAAACGACAACTTTTTTAGAGGAAAGGAATTGCGATTGAAGCAGGAATTCTTTTTAGTGTCTGCGACTCTGCAGGATATCATTCATCGTTACAAAATGCCTGAATATGGTGAAGTAAGAGATGGACAAAAgtcttttaaagattttcccaATAAGGTAGCTATTCAACTGAATGATACGCATCCCTCTTTAGCCATACCAGAACTAATGAGGATACTGATGGACGATGAGAAACTGTCATGGGAGGACGCTTGGAAGATATCAGAGCAAACCTTTGCCTACACTAATCACACGGTTTTGCCCGAAGCTTTGGAAAGATGGCCAGTTTGCATGATGGGTAACCTTTTGCCGCGGCACTTGcagataatttttgaaattaacagaAGATTCCTTGAAGAAGTTGCCAGAAAATTTCCGAACGATGATGACAGACTTCGAAGAATGTCTTTGATCGAAGAAGGGGGTGAGAAGCGAGTGAACATGGCTCACTTGTCCATTGTTGGCTCTCATGCTGTTAATGGCGTAGCTGCAATTCATTCAGAAATTATAAAGAGAGATCTATTTAAGGACTTTTTTGACATGATGCCCGATAAATTCCAAAACAAAACTAACGGTGTAACTCCGCGACGTTGGTTATTAATGTGTAACCCTCTTTTAGCTGATGCTATTACAGAGAAAATTGGACGAAATTGGATAACGCACTTGGATAATTTAGCAGAACTCAAGCCTTTGGCAAATGATATAGACTTTCTGCGACTTCTTATGCAAATAAAGCGCAATAATAAGAGAAAGCTAGCGGACTACATAAAAGATAATTTTGGAATTAATGTCAGCGTTGACTCTATGTTTGATATCCAAGTCAAACGAATTCACGAATACAAAAGACAACTTCTGAATTGCTTGCATATTATCACACTATACAATAGAATCAAGAAAAATCCGCATGAGAATATTGTCCCGAGGACTATTATGATTGGTGGAAAATCCGCTCCGGGATATGCCAGGGCAAAAGACATAATTCGTCTGATCTGTGGGATTGCTGATGTCGTGAATAAGGATTCGGAAATCCGTGATAAGTTAAAAGTTGTATTCCTGGAAAATTACCGAGTGACGTTTGCTGAATTGGTCATCCCTGCTGCAGACCTCAGTGAACAAATATCCACAGCTGGAACTGAAGCATCTGGGACAGGCAACATGAAATTCATGATGAATGGTGCTTTAACTATCGGGACATTGGACGGCGCCAACATTGAAATGATGGAAGAAGCAGGAGAAGAAAATATGTTCATATTTGGCATGACAGTTGAAGAAGTTGAAGGATTGAAACGAAAAGGATACAACGCCTGGGATTACTACAATCGAATCGGATCTTTGCGTGAAGCTATTGACCaaattaaaaatggatatttcagtccGGGAGACCCACATAGATTCGGGGAGGTTGTGAATGTCTTGATGAACTATGACCAGTATCTCGTCTTTGCTGATTATGAAGCTTACATGCATTGCCAAGAACGAGTCAGTCAAGTGTATTCGAAGCCAGAAG